The genome window GCCTGAGCGTGTTCGCCGGCCTGATCGTCAGCCAGAAATTCTGCCGGATCGGCATTGCTCTGCTGTAGATAATAAGCAGGCGCGCTGCTCTCGTGCTCGTCATCATCGTCGTGCGCATCGAACGATGTGTCCTGACCGCTCAACCGGCCTTCCATTTCGTATACCGCCGATACATCGACGCCCAGCTCTTCCGCAACCCGGCTGGCTTCGTCATGGGTAAACCAGCCAAGCCGGTTCTTGAATTTGCGCAAATTGAAGAACAGCTTGCGTTGCGCCTTGGTGGTCGCCACTTTGACGATACGCCAGTTCTGGATAATGTATTCGTGTATTTCGGCCCTGATCCAATGCACGCCGAACGACACCAGCCGCACCCCCACTTCCGGGTCGTAATGCTTCACGGCCTTCATCAAGCCGATGTTGCCTTCCTGAATCAGATCCTGCAACGGCAATCCGTAGCCCATGTAACCGCGCGCGATATGAACCACAAAACGCAGGTTGGACAAGACGAGCTGACGCGCCGCATCAAGATCGTTTTCATCGCGAAAACGGCGCGCCAGCGCCCGCTCCTCCTCGGCTTCCAAGCGTGGAACCTTGTTAACGGCGGTGACGTAATCGTCTATCGAACCGACGGGAAAATTACCAGGCAGCGTTAATGCATAGGCCATAAAATACCTCAATAGTCACAAGCTGGATTTAATTCTAGCACTCTTATGTTAAGAGTGCTAACCTCTTTATGAAGTTCCCAATGCGCGCAAACGGCGTAAATGACTTTCCACCACGATCCACGCGCCCAGTATGCCGATCAGCGCCGACAGCGACAGCAACAGCATGGCCTCGGAAAAACTGACGAACTCGAGCGTCAGCTCATGCCCGAACAAAGTCGCCAACTGATGTACCGGAACCTGTATGATTACCGCCAGTATGCCGACCAGCACCAGCGCCGTCAAACCGCCAAGCAGGCCAAACCACAGTCCGGTATATAGAAACGGGCGTCTGACGAAAGCGTTGCTGGCGCCCATCAGCTTGGTTACCAGTATCTCATGGTCGCGGTGATGCAACTCCAGACGAACGGTGTTTCCAACCACGAACAGCACGGACAGGGACAGCAACACCCCCAGCGTAATCAAGGTACGCTGCATGATGCCCAGCAAGGTTTGCAATTTAAGCAGCCATTCCATGTCGGCCTGTACGAAATCGACTTCGGGCAGCGCACTGAGTTCGGCAATCAACTTTTGCACCTCGGCGCGGGACGATAACGCATCGCGCGGCTGTATGGTAATAACCACCGGCAGCGGATTGAAATCGAGCGACTTCAATGCCTCGCCCAAGCCGCTGTAATGTTCGAACTCGAGCAGCCCGGCCTCGCGGGTAATCAGGCGCGCCTCCAGGATTTGCGGCATTTGCGCCAGTTTTCCGGTCAGCTTCTGTCCGTTTTCATTGCTTATATCCGGTTTAAGGAAGACGGACATGCGACTGGTCGCTTCCAGCCCGCCTATCGCCTGCTGTGCGTTTTTCAACACCAGAGAGAAACTGAGCGGAAACGACAGCACGATGGCGATCACACCTATGGTCATCAGACTGGCGGGAGAGCGGTACAGCCGTCCCAGGCTGGCGATCAGGTTATGGGCGTGCTGGAAAGCGTAGCTGTCCAGCCGGGCAAGCAGATTGGCGCTGTTAAAGCGTTCGGCAACGCCCAAAGGTTGTCTGCCGCGGGTTCTGCCGCTCTTACGCCGCTGAGCGCCGTGCATCAGCGCGCCTCCTCGATCAGCCGGCCTTCGCTCAAATGCAGCAAACGGCCGCCCATGCTCGACACCAGCCCCAGGTCGTGACTGGCGATCAGCACGGCGACACCGACCTGGGTAAACTCGTGAAACAGGCTCATGATTTCAACCGAAAGTTCCGGGTCCAGATTGCCGGTCGGCTCATCCGCGAGTATCAATTGCGGCTTATGAACGATGGCGCGCGCAATGCCGACGCGCTGCTGCTCGCCGCCGGAAAGGCTTACCGGGTAGCGCTTCTCGCGATTCAGCATATGCACCTTATCAAGCGCCGCGCGCACGCGCCGGGCTATTTCCGCATGGCCGAACCCGGCGATCACCAGCGGCAGCGCCACGTTGTCAAAGACGGTACGATCATGCAGCAGCTTGAAGTCCTGAAAAATAAGCCCCAGCCTTCTGCGTATGCCCGGGATATCGTGTTCCGGAAGTTTGGACAGATTCACGCCATCCAGCATGATCTGGCCGCGCGTGGGGCGGTCTATCACCGGAATCAATCTGAGCAGGGTGCTTTTCCCGGCGCCTGAGGCGCCGGTCAGAAAGGCGAGATCGCCTGCATGCAACTCAAAGCCTACCCCGGAGAGGACTTCGCCCCCTTCAG of Candidatus Methylospira mobilis contains these proteins:
- the rpoH gene encoding RNA polymerase sigma factor RpoH, which encodes MAYALTLPGNFPVGSIDDYVTAVNKVPRLEAEEERALARRFRDENDLDAARQLVLSNLRFVVHIARGYMGYGLPLQDLIQEGNIGLMKAVKHYDPEVGVRLVSFGVHWIRAEIHEYIIQNWRIVKVATTKAQRKLFFNLRKFKNRLGWFTHDEASRVAEELGVDVSAVYEMEGRLSGQDTSFDAHDDDDEHESSAPAYYLQQSNADPAEFLADDQAGEHAQARLLDAMDTLDERSRDIVACRWLNEKKLTLHDLADRYSVSAERIRQLENNAMKKLRLALLEA
- the ftsX gene encoding permease-like cell division protein FtsX, whose translation is MHGAQRRKSGRTRGRQPLGVAERFNSANLLARLDSYAFQHAHNLIASLGRLYRSPASLMTIGVIAIVLSFPLSFSLVLKNAQQAIGGLEATSRMSVFLKPDISNENGQKLTGKLAQMPQILEARLITREAGLLEFEHYSGLGEALKSLDFNPLPVVITIQPRDALSSRAEVQKLIAELSALPEVDFVQADMEWLLKLQTLLGIMQRTLITLGVLLSLSVLFVVGNTVRLELHHRDHEILVTKLMGASNAFVRRPFLYTGLWFGLLGGLTALVLVGILAVIIQVPVHQLATLFGHELTLEFVSFSEAMLLLSLSALIGILGAWIVVESHLRRLRALGTS
- the ftsE gene encoding cell division ATP-binding protein FtsE; amino-acid sequence: MLTFSGVTKRYSEGGEVLSGVGFELHAGDLAFLTGASGAGKSTLLRLIPVIDRPTRGQIMLDGVNLSKLPEHDIPGIRRRLGLIFQDFKLLHDRTVFDNVALPLVIAGFGHAEIARRVRAALDKVHMLNREKRYPVSLSGGEQQRVGIARAIVHKPQLILADEPTGNLDPELSVEIMSLFHEFTQVGVAVLIASHDLGLVSSMGGRLLHLSEGRLIEEAR